A segment of the Moorena sp. SIOASIH genome:
TGGGGAGAGACAGCACAGTATGTTAGCACCACCGAAATGTCATCTTGACCATTATGTTTAAACCCTAGCTCAATTAAAGACTCAGCTGCCGATTCGACGGAAATTCGGTGGCTATTGACTTTTTGCGGTAAATCTCGACCAAATTTTTCAATCAAGTTGTTGTTGCTCAAGCCATCGGAACACAGCAGCAGCAAACCATCTTCTTCCACAATAAAGCGTCGCACAGTGGGACGAAGTAATTCAGCCTCCTTTGTCCCTAAGGCTTGAGTGAGTGCTTGTGCATCAGATCGCTGCAACGCTTGTCGATAAAGACTACGCCCAAGCTTGACCTCCCGAGTAGCCACATCATCATCCACAGTTAGCTGCTGGCAATAGTCGGGAGTAAGCCAGTAAGCACGACTATCTCCTACACTAGCGATATAGATTTCGTGACCATTGGTTTTCCCTTCTGGTGTATTCACCATTTGGGGAAGTTGTAGCGCTAGAGTTAAGGTAGTAGCCATGCGACGCCGGGATTCTCGTTCTTGTTGATCGTTGCGAGAAGAAATCATGTTATTAGCAACCCGGATAATTGCTGATAGATTCTCGGTTACGAGTTCTGGTGTCATCAGCTCCGGATCTTCGTTCAACTCAGCCAGTAATGCCCGAACCTGTAATTTAATGGACTGTAGTGCTAACTGGCTAGCAATTTCCCCCCCTTCGTGACCACCAATACCATCACAAATAATCGACAGGTGGGGAATCAAGGGGTCTTGGGTTTGCTCTGGGTCCTTAATCAAGTCAGCCTTAGTAGGATAGCAACTGTCTTCGTTGTGGCTGTGACTTGAACCAGTTGCGGTGATACCAGCAATTTTTAACCGTAACGGCTGCTGAGCAGCTTGCTCAAGTAATAGGTGGTTAAGTTGGGATGCGATCGCACTTAAGGATGGGTGTTCAGTTTGCAGGTGTTGGGCAATAGCTTGTAGCTGATCCGCCACAGACACTGATGCTTTGCGACACCAAGCTTCCCAGCATTCTCCTAGCTGTTTAAGACTAGCATCCACAGAGGGTTCACTCACAGAATTCGGTTCGGTAGGGGAGTCTGGGGAAACCAATGTATCAAATCCCCTATCTTCTAGACCATTAGACGGTACAACTGGTGATAAACTCGTATCAGCCATGGTATCCCGATATAATTCCCTTAGTCGCAGCCGCCACCCTTCAACTCGCAAATTAGTTGGCACTAACAGGCTAGAAGCCACACCCAATTCTGATAAGGGTATCCATAATTCCCAAATTTGCCACAGCCAATAGACTTGACGCACTGCGGTAGCAGAAGTCCAAATCGACTCCATTGAGGGATATAAGTTGCCATTGGCATCAATCGGGGCATTTTCTAGCAAAATGACCACATCTTGACCGGGTGTAGACAGGAAATTCCGTTGCTGTGGCAACTGGCATATCCCATAAACCTCTGGCACATGGAGGCAGTGGGGATACAACCGTAGGTAAGGAAGAATATGGCCGTTGAGTTGTTCAGGAAAATCCGGTGGCAGTTCTGGTTGCATATCCTGCCAAATTTGCGGGGCAACTACCTGGTAGCGGTCTGCCACTTGTTCTCCAACTGGTAGCTCTACGGCAGCAGAACCCACTGCCCAAAGATAACGATCCACGGCTAACACCTATGAAGTTAATTTACGGCTATACGGTCAAATTCTAGACGGCTGAGATATAGCGCTACGCTTAGCGTCAGAAGTCAGAAGTCAGAAGTCAGAAGTAAGCTATGACTAAGTTTCGGAGTTTAGAAATGCCAAACACCTTAATGGGTAGTGCTATAAATTAGCTAAGGTCCGCGCTTATGCCCCACGTCCCCACTTGCATGTCGGCGTGGGATGAATGGCAGACAAGAACTTTGATACTTTGTGATCATCTATAATGAACATAGTAGGGTAATCAAATTAAGAGCTAACCGCCACCTACTACCTAAAAATAGAACTTTTTTGTTTGTATTGTTCCGGCGCGGAGGGGCATCTCGTGTCGTCAATAAAGCTTGCCGAGTATCCGTTCCCGTTGGGTGGAGTTGGCAAGAAGCCTACACTGACTCTGCTCTTACAGAGCCGCTGTGCGAACGAGTTCAGTGTAGGAGTATGTCACAAGAGGGCTTGTTTGAGCTTTTAAACATTTTCTCTCAAAGTTGTCTAGTAAATTAAAGAAAATTCAAATAACTCAGCAACCTATATCTTTGTCTGACGTCAGACAAAATAAAGTAGAGTTACCTGCAACTACTCACCCCATACCCCGTATATTATGATGAGCCGATGGTAAGTTCCTCGATGCTTTGGCTAATTGCCGGGTCAATGCTGTGCTTAGTCGAGCTGTTTGTGCCAACAGCGTTTGTTGCTTTCATGATGGGCATCAGTGCTTTGGTGGTAGGATTTGTGATCTCGATTTTGCCCATATCTTATACCCTACAAGTGGGGTTATGGTTGCTGCTTTCCACTGCCTCAGTCTTTTTATCCCGTCGCCTTATGCCCCCTGCTAGAGTGGGAAAAAATTTGGATGCGATGGAAGCTCAAACCTTGACAGAAATTCTGCCAGGGCAAACTGGGCGGGTACTCTATGAAGGGAACTCATGGCGTGCCCGTTGTGAAGACTATGCAGATGCGATCGCACCCAACCAAAAAGTCTACGTAGTGCGCAGGGAAGGCACTACCCTGATTGTTGTGCCTCATCACCTATTGCATGACTGAAGCTCTTGCATAAAATCCGGTAATTTTCGGCAATAACTGAAATTATCTCCTTTCGGCATTTGCCGACGCTGTGCGAACGGGAAGATGCTTGATGCAGGTCCAGGATTAGACCTACGTTAGAGGGGTCATGACACCTACGGGTGAGCGCCAGCTTGTAGCTCTGTCGTCTGATTTTAAGGAACGGAACGAATGGATTTTGTAGGACCGCGTGAATTAGATGTAAAAAGCCCCTTTAACATGACCGAGGCAAACAAAACCCCTTTTTCGGGAGATTGCTTAAATGCAAAATCGAGTTTTTGTGATTGATGTCAACAAGCAACCGCTCAATCCGATTCACCCTGGCAGAGCGAGAAAGCTCTTAAAGCAAGGGAAGGCGGCAGTTTTTAGAACTTACCCGTTTACGATCATTCTCAAAAAAACTGTTCGAGATCCTGTCAATGAACCTCATCGGATTAAATTAGACCCGGGGGCTAAGGTTACTGGCATGGCATTGGTTAATCAGAGAACTGATGCAGTTGTCTGGGCAGCAGAATTAACTCACCGTGGCGACATGATACGGCAAAAGTTAGCTGACCGCCGTCGGGTTCGCCGCAATCGTCGCCATCGTAAAACTCGTTACCGCCCAGCCAGATTTGATCACAGAAAACGCCCTGATGGATGGCTAGCTCCGAGCCTACAACATCGAGTAGAAACTACTATGACTTGGGTCGAGCGCCTGGGTAAATGTTGTTCGATCACGGATCTATCAATGGAATTGGTACGATTTGACACCCAAAAGCTACAAAACCCTGAGATATCAGGGGTACAGTACCAGCAGGGAGTCTTGTTTGGATACGAATTGAGGGAATATCTGTTGACGAAATGGCGACACGAGTGTGCCTACTGCGGTGCCCAAAAAGTCCCGTTAGAAATCGAACACATTCATCCGAAGAGTAAGGGAGGTTCCGATCGAGTTAGCAATCTGGCTATCGCTTGCCATCAATGCAACCAGAAAAAAGGAAACAAGCCTGTAGAGCAATTCCTAAAAAAGAAGCCCGAAGTGTTGAAGCGGTTGCTAGCCCAAGCTAATGCCCCCCTAAAAGATGCAGCGGCAGTCAACTCTACCCGATGGGCATTGTTTAACCGCCTTCAGGAAACTGGATTAGCCATTGAAATTGGCACGGGAGGTTTGACAAAATACAACCGGACTCTTCAAGGACTACCCAAAACTCATTGGTTAGATGCAGCTTGTGTGGGAAAAAGTACACCCATGTTAAACATCGCCACTTCCCAGCCACTACTAATTACTTGCACTGGGCGTGGTGGTCGTCAGAAAGCTGCTATCAACAAATACGGATATCCAATCCGTCACAATCCATTAAAGCCAATCAAGGGATGGCAAACTGGGGATATTGCCAAGCATAGAGTGCATGGAATCGGTAGAATTACCCCCAGAAGTCGCGGTAGTTTTGTGTTGAGCAAACCTGACAAAACCAAGAAGTCAGTCAAGCCAATAGACCTAAAACCTGTCTTCAGAAGAGATGGCTATTCGTATAAATGGGCTTGATTTCCCGCAAATTACCAGTTTTTTGGTATTCTGATCGACCAAGGGTGCTCTGCCAGGTTCAGGGGATAGTGATGGGTTAATGGGGTGATGGAGTAATAGAGTCAATGCTAGATCTATTAGTCCCCCTAGTTACTAGTTTTTGGTAATCTTCCTTCTAACCCAGTCCAATGTTTTTTGTCAAAAAACAGTTTAAAAGTCAGGTTGGACAAAGGGGAATAGAGTCAGCTTCAACTAAATCAGTCTAAATAAGTTTTCTGTCCTCCCCCACTCATCCGGTCCCCCTCTAACAAATTTGTACAACACTACCCGAAAGGGAGGAAAGAGCGTGTCACAGTGGTTTTTGCTTGTCTTTTTAGCTTTGGGCGGTTCAGGTCTTCTCGGTTCCGTCAAGATTATTAATCAAGGAAACCAAGCCTTAGTGGAACGGTTGGGAAAATATAGTGGCAAAAAACTTGAACCTGGGCTCAACTTTGTTATTCCTGTGATTGAGCGGGTGGTTTTCCAGCAAACCATTCGGGAAAAAGTCCTTGATGTGCCACCTCAGCCTTGTATCACCTCCGACAATGTTTCCATTACCGTTGACGCTGTGGTTTACTGGCGGATCATGGATATGGAGAAAGCTTACTATAAGGTCGAAGACCTGCGCTCCGCCATGCAGAACTTGGTGCTAACCCAGATTCGAGCCGAAATGGGTAAACTGGAACTGGATCAAACCTTTACCGCTCGCTCTCAAATCAATGAAACCCTACTGCGGGAATTAGACATTTCCACTGATCCTTGGGGGGTTAAAGTCACCCGGGTTGAACTGCGGGATATTGTACCGTCTCAGGCAGTGCAGGACTCAATGGAGTTACAAATGTCCGCAGAACGCCGTAAGCGGGCGGCAATTTTGACCTCTGAAGGGGAACGAGAATCTGCGGTTAACACTGCCAGAGGTAAAGCCGAGGCACTAGAGTTAGATGCTGCAGCCCGTAAAAAAGCTGCGATTATGGATGCTGAAGCCCAACAACAGGCAATAGTTCTCAAAGCTCAGGCAGAACGACAGCAGCAGGTTCTAAAGGCACAAGCCACTGCTGAGGCTCTGAAAATTGTGGCTAAGACTCTTAATAATGACCCGAATGCTCGTGATGCCCTCCAGTTTTTACTGGCTCAGAATTATATCGATATGGGTATGCAAGTTGGCAGTAGCGACAGTAGTAAAGTTATGTTCATGGATCCTCGCAGCATTCCAGCAACCATTGAAGGGATGCGTTCGATTGTTGGTGATGGAGACAAGGTTAATCCCAATTCCCTAGGTATTGAGATGAATCAAAGGTAAAGTTCAGCGTCAATTAGCCATACCTAGACGGGTATCCCCGTTTAGGTGGGGCTTGTGTCTAAACATAAAAAGTCTGCCAATTAAGCAAATCTATAGCTGTTAATACAGCCAAGGGATATAGGAGTCTATTGACAGCGGTTAAAGCCAACGCAGTTTTAACCCGTTGGCCATGGGATAACCACAGAATTCCTAAATCCCTTGAGAAAGTTGCTTAGAACAGAACATCTCACGAGATTCTTGCTTAACATTACCATTCATCACAGCTAGCTGTAGCTTCATGAAGGCATTTAAGTCTTCCAGTGGATATTTTCTGGTTAGAAGCTGCCGTAGCTTATCCTCTTCTGTCACGCTCAAATAGCCAGTTTTGAGCGCTTGTTGTACAACTTCCCTGATATTAGCCATAACACAAGCACCTATTAAAATCAGTTAGCACCTTGGAGGCTGAAAGTCTGGCAAAAGCCAATTGAGACTATCCCTCCACAGTACTTATCACCCTTTTTTAAGCTTTTTACGCTTTTTATGATGTAGACGACACTTAATCTGTGTGCAATGTTCCATTGTACATTGTACTGATATCGTGTCTTTGGCTAGGTAAGCGCGTCGCCAGCATCACCAAGCTTCTGTTAGCATGGCTGTTTTAGGTGATTCAAGTATTATCTCATTCTGGCTGTTGATATTCTGTAGCATTGGTTACAGAACACTGTTCACATAATCCGAAAAACTCCAAGGTATGGTAAAAAATAGTGAATTGATAAGAATCTTGCAACTTCTTCTCTAACTGAGGTACAGGGCATTCCTCAATGGGAATAGACAATCCACAATTGAGGCAAGTGAGGTGGTGTTGATCCTCTTGTACACCACTGTAGAGGGATTCTCCACTACCAAGAGTCCGGACTTGCACCATTCCTTCTAGTTTCAAAGCATCCAAAGCGCGGTAAACTGTAGCCAAACCCATAGATTGCTTACGTTTGCGCAGCTCGACATAAAGATCTTGGGCCGACATAGCCCGATTTAAGGTTGTGAGCAGTTTCAGAATTCGCTCTTGGGAGCGGGTGCGTTGGCCTTTCATTAATCTTTTTTTAATATCCTAGAATTTTTTTGATGTTAATGGTGCTTGTTGGTTCAAACTGTAAAGAAGGATGAATGATCAACGGATCATCAGCAATAGTTAGCGCGGCTGTGCCCAAATCCCAGGATTAGGCTAGGGCTGGTTACACGCTGTGGCAGCTAAAAAAAATACTAGCTCAAAAAATACTAGTTGCTGAGTTACCTATAAGTCACCTAATTGATAGACTTTTTTAATCCTTGATCGTTCATCCTTGATATTATATCCATTATCATTATATAGTCAAAGGGGAGAGTTGTGATTAACAAATATCAGGCTTCTATTTATGTTACACTTAGAAATTCCGTATTGGATCCAGCCGGTGTAGCTGTTGAGTCAGGACTGAAGCAGCTAGGCTATGAGAGTATAGAAGAGGTGCGTATTGGTAAATATATCGAACTTAGCCTGAGTGCAGCAAATGAAGATATGGCGCGAGAACAATTGAATCAGATCTGTGACCAGCTCTTAGCCAACCCAGTTATTGAAAATTATCGCTTTGAATTGGTTGAGATTTCAGCACAACTAGGAGTGGAAGCATGAAATTTGGGGTGGTGGTCTTTCCTGGGTCAAACTGTGATCGCGATGTGGCCTATGTTACAACTAGCTTACTCCAATGTCCAACCCGGATGGTTTGGCATCAAGAAACCGATATTTCTGACTTAGATGTGGTGGTACTCCCTGGGGGCTTTAGCTATGGGGATTACCTGCGCTGTGGCGCAATTGCTCAGTTTTCTCCGGTGATGCCAATGGTTGTAGACCATGCTAAGCAGGGTAAGTTTGTCCTGGGCATTTGTAATGGCTTCCAGATGCTGACGGAAATGGGGATGTTACCAGGGGCATTAGTCAGAAATCGGGACTTACATTTTATTTGCGATCGCGTTCCAGTTAAAGTAGAGCGCACTGATTTATATTGGACTACAGCTTATCACCCAGGAGAAATTATAACTCTACCTATTGCCCATGGTGAAGGTCGCTACTACGCTGATGCTGAGACTCTCAAAGCTCTCGAAGATAATGGTCAGGTCTTGTTTCGTTACTCCACTGTTTCAGGAGAGATAGAGACAACAGGTAATCCCAATGGTTCCCTAAATAACATTGCCGGAATTTGTGATCCCACTGGCAAAATTTTGGGTATGATGCCCCATCCAGAACGAGCAGCTGATCCGATGTTAGGCAATATCGATGGGATGAGATTGTTTCAGAGTTTGTTAAAGACTTTTGAGGATTGCTAGTTTTTTGGATACCACCAATTACTGATAACTGCGACCGCTAGATGGGTCGGATCAATATTATGTTTGTGCCACAGATGCCAATAACACCAAACCTGGTTGACTGATAAATATTTCCAAAAAATTCAGTTTAGGATGTTTGTAATTGGTTGCTGTAAATGCTGTAAAGGGTATTTAAAAAAAACTAAAAAGAAGCAGAGGTTAGCCCTTGAATGGACGACGAGGATTTGTTAAAGTTTATCGTTATAATTAGTAAAATAAAGAATTCCAAATCGAAAATATAAAATTCGATAAGATAAGATAAGAAGATGCCTGAAACTAACTTCCAAATTCAATGGCCTGATGGTTCTCAGGAACTTTGCTATTCTCCTTCTCTAGTAGTCAAGAAATATTTGAATTCTGATCAAGACTATTCCCTTTCGGAATTTGTGGCACTGTCTCGGACTGCACTTGAGGATGGTAGTAATCGGGTCAAAGCTCAATTTGGTTTCCCTTGTAGCAAAGCACTAGGACAACTGAAGCAAATAGAAGACACAGCGAAGAAGTATAGTAATCTATCTGAGCCAAAAGTGCGATTACTCAAATTTATCGATGTCCAACCCACAGAATAATTCAATAAAAATTGATGCAAGCCACTTCTGCTCCAGACTCCACTACTATCCTCGCTGGCTTCCATGCTCTTTCCGATCCCCTGCGCCTGGCAGTGATTGAGCTACTGCGATCGCAAGAGTTGTGTGTTTGTGATTTATGTGATCGCTTAAATGTCCAGCAATCAAAACTATCATTTCACCTGAAAACCCTTAAACAAGCTGGTCTGATTCGCCCCCGCCAACAGGGAAGGTGGATGTACTACAGCCTGAATTTGCCCCAGTTTGTGGTTTTAGAGCAATATTTGGCAGAATTTCGTCGCACAGGTGTGATGGTACCTGCCCGTAATTGTTGCTCAGACTAGTTTAGAGCCTAGCTTGAATGGCTCTAGGGTTCTGATCATGGTATAGAGCGTCCTATAGCAACGACCCTGTCAACTGCTTCTGATCTACCTAAATACCATTAGCCTAATATAGCACTACCTATTAAGGTGTTTGACATTGATACAAGCAGCAAAAGGTGCGACCCGTGGCGAATTTAATTCTTAATGCGGAAAGCGCACCTAAGCTGTTTTAGTCCACTTTTGCCTGTTGCCTGTTGCCTGTTGCCTCTTGCCTTGCGCGTAGCGCTATACCATTAGCCAATTCAGCCGATGGCTTAACTATTATTTAAGCAATAAATCAATTTTTTTTGATATATTAGGATTAACTAATTAGTAAAACAGGAGGGATATTCATGGCTACTCTCAAAACTCATGTCTCCCTGAATGTCACTGACCTTCACAAATCTGTGACATTTTACCACGCCATGTTTGGTGTGTCTCCAGTTAAATACAAGGCTCTTCGTTAAAGCCTGGCAATTCCCGGTAAACTCTGGGATTGCCTAGCGAAGATGCAGACTAAGGATTAGTTTCCTACGTTGGTCTGGTCAGGATACCCGAGGGTGACCTCCAGCTCCCGGCTCTATCGCTAACTATTAAGAAAAGGCAAAATGTGTGGTTAGCATGACAAGCCATTCCAACATTGTCGAGGAACACATTACCGAATTGAGTTGCACTAATCATGCAGAATTACGTATTCGTTATTGACACAAACAAGCAACCATTAAACCCTATTCCACCAAAGAAAGCTCGCCGGTTATTAAACAAAGGTAAGGCTGCCGTTTTTAGGATGTACCCGTTCACAATCATCTTAAAGACTGCGATCAATAATCCAACCATCTCACCTTGTCAAATAAAGATTGACCCTGGTAGTAAGGTAACTGGATTTGCCCTAGTCCAAAACAACCAAGTTATTTGGGGAATGGAATTAGAGCACAGAGGAGGATTAATTAAGAAAAAACTAGAGTCTAGAAGCGCTGTAAGGCGTAGGAGACGTAACCGCAACACCCGCTACAGGAAACCCAGATTCCTTAACCGTAAGCGTCCAGAGGGATGGCTTCCACCTAGTCTAGAACACAGGATTTTGACTATTCAGACTTGGGTAAAACGATTGATTAAATTCTGCCCAGTCAATGAGATTTGGGTCGAAAGGGTTAAGTTTGACACCCAAAAAATGCAAAATCCTGAAATCAGTGGCATTCAGTACCAGCAAGGAGAGTTAGCCGGATATGAGGTTAGAGAGTACTTACTTGAAAAATGGGGAAGAGAATGCACTTACTGTGGTAAGCAATCCGTTCCATTGCAAATCGAACACATTCACCCAAGGTCACTTGGTGGAAGCGATCGCGTAAGTAATCTTTGTTTGGCTTGTAAAAAGTGTAATCAACGCAAAGGTAACAAGCCTATAGAAGACTTCTTAAAAAAGAAGCCAAGTCTACTGCAAAAAATCAAATCTAAAGCTAAGCAGCCATTAAAAGATGCAACAGCAGTAAATGCAACTCGGAACAAGTTAGTTAAGGTACTTCAATTAATCAAGGTTGTGGTCACCGGAACGGGAGCGCAAACCAAATACAACCGGACTAGATTAGAACTACCTAAGCAGCACTGGATTGATGCCGCTTGTGTTGGGGATATTGAGACCTTAGTGTTGAGAACCTCTCAGCCGCTGTTAGTCACTTGCAAGGGACCCGGAGGGAGACAGAAAGCAGCACTTAACAAATACGGTTACCCCATCAGACACAATCCATTAAAACCAATCAAAGGCTGGGTTACTGGGGACATAGCCCAGCATCCTCTACTAGGAATAGGCAAAGTCACCCCTAGAAGCAAAGGAAGCTTTGGATTTACCCCGTTAGGAACCAAGGGCTACAAAAGTTGCAAACCTCAAGATATATCGGCAATATACCGAAAAGATGGATACACTTATAGCTTTTGCTAGTATCTGCCGAGATTTACCAGGGAATAGTTGTCCTGGAAGTTCCTGTTAAATCCTCCTGCTGTGGCTAAATTTAGATCACCATTAAATGAGAATCCGCAAACTGATACCCAAACAAACTCTCTGGTCCTTAATATCCCATTGCTGGCGAGAGGCAGTAACTGAGGGCATGGCTACATTTATCTTAGTTTTTGTTGGCACTGGTGCTGTCATGGTTAATCACATCACTGGTGGAGCCTTAACTCATCTGGGCGTCAGTTTTGTGTTTGGAGCAGTGGTCGCTGCTTTAATCTATGCCACAGGACATATTAGCGATGCCCATATTAACCCAGCTGTGACTCTTGCTTTCTGGGCTAGTGGCTTTTTTCCTGCTCGCAAAGTGTTACCTTATATCCTGGCTCAATGCATTGGTGCGATCGCTGCTTCAACATTACTGTTGTTGACACTGGGGTATGTTGCTGATCTTGGCGCAACTCTGCCTCTACAAGGGAACTGGTTTCAATCCTTAGTGCTGGAAGTAGTACTCACCTTTATCTTAATGTTTGTGATCTTAGGCTCTGGTCTCGACCGCCGTGCTCCCATTGGCTTTGCTGGTTTGGCTATTGGCTTAACCGTAGCATTAGAAGCAGCTTGCTTCGGACCAATTACCGGTGCCAGCATGAATCCAGCCCGTTCATTGGGGCCAGCCCTAGTAGCTGGGATTTGGCAACATCAATGGATTTATTGGGTTGCCCCAATTGTAGGAGCGCAATTAGCCGTGATTGCCTATCGGCAACTTTCCCATGGATTTCGGGATATTCAATAAAAGCATAGCTAAGCTAAAACGCATTTAAAATGGGTTTTAGCAAGGCAATAGGCAATAGGCAATAGGCAATAGGCAATAGGCAATAGGCAATAGGCAATAGGCAAAAGAGGAGTGGATTCTATTTTTTTTAGTTAATTTCAATAATATACAGTTTAAATGTATAAAATTTAAGCTAAAAACTAACAAATAACAACTAACAAAAAAAATAACTATGAAACAAATCATGTTTGTTTGTAAAAGAAATTCCTGCCGCTCTCAAATGGCAGAGGGTTTTGCTAGAACCTTAGGAGAAGGGAAGATTTCTGTTACTAGTTCTGGACTAGAAGCAAGCCGAGTTCATCCTACGGCAATTCAAGTCATGGATGAAATTAACATAGATATTACTGACCAGACGTCTAATCCTTTAGACGATTTCAAGGCTGAAGACTATGATGCTGTCATTTCCTTGTGCGGCTGTGGTGTTAATTTACCAGAAGCCTGGGTATTACGAGATGTGTTTGAAGATTGGCAGCTCGATGATCCTGATGGGCAACCACTAGAGACGTTTCGCCGTGTCCGAGATGAAATTAAAGAACGAGTAGCTAAGTTAGTGGAAACCTTGAGCTAATTAGTTGGTTTACGGTTAATTTCAAGGACTTATCAACAGCCTATTTATCTAGTAATTATTTGATACTTTACATTACTATTACCTTCCGGAGGATTTTGGATAAAATCAAATAAATGGTGAGCTAACTCTAATTTAGTGCAGCGATTAATCTGTTGATGCCGTCCTCTGTTATCAATCAAAATGGCTTGGTTGGTATCACTGCCAAAACCAGCATTTGGTTTGTCAACTGGGTTAGCTACAATGGCATCCAATCGCTTCTTGTTTAATTTTTGTAACGCAGGCTTGATAATATCTCCAGTCTGTGCTGCAAATCCGACTAAGTACTGATGGGGGTGTTTCAGTCGTCCCAATTCAGCTAGGATATCTGGCACCGGTTTTAAAGGTAGAGCAGCAGGAAGTCCATGCTTCGGTATCTTCATCTCCTGGTAGATTCCAGGGGTTACATCGGCTACCGCTGCTGCCATCACAATCAAATCAGCATTGGGAAAATTGGCTAGCATCGCCCGATGCATCTCAGTAGCACTCACTACTGGAATTGTCCGGATACCCATCGGTACTTCCCAAGTAGCTGGTCCATGAACTAGGGTGACAACTGCTCCCCGATTTCTGGCAGCTTGGGCTAGGGCTAGTCCCATCTTGCCTGTGGAGGGATTCCCGATAAAGCGTACTGGATCTATATATTCCCGAGTGCCACCAGTACTGATTAAGACTTGTTTACCGGCTAAGTCTCTTTTGCCACCAGTGTAGAGCAGGGATTGGATAGAAGCGATTATCTCCTCTGGTTCTGCCATCCGTCCTGCACCAATGCGATCGCATGCTAACCGTCCTGCTGTTGGACCAACACTATGATACCTGGGGTCACTTAACAGCTGTTGCCAATTTCGTTGCACTGACTGCTGCTTCCACATATCTGTATTCATAGCTGGTGCCAACAAAATCGGGCAACTAGACGCTAGAACCGTATTAGTTAGTAAGTTATCTGCTAAGCCATAAGCCAACTTACCTAGGGTATTAGCCGTCAGAGGAGCAATCACCAATACTTCTGCCCATTCCCCTAATTCAATATGCACCGGACGTTCATGCTTTGCTTGCCAGAATACGTTGTCTGTATAAGCTGGATGGCGAGAGAGGGTACTTAGAGTCAAAGGAGTGATAAATTT
Coding sequences within it:
- a CDS encoding metalloregulator ArsR/SmtB family transcription factor, producing the protein MQATSAPDSTTILAGFHALSDPLRLAVIELLRSQELCVCDLCDRLNVQQSKLSFHLKTLKQAGLIRPRQQGRWMYYSLNLPQFVVLEQYLAEFRRTGVMVPARNCCSD
- a CDS encoding VOC family protein; the protein is MATLKTHVSLNVTDLHKSVTFYHAMFGVSPVKYKALR
- the iscB gene encoding RNA-guided endonuclease IscB codes for the protein MQNYVFVIDTNKQPLNPIPPKKARRLLNKGKAAVFRMYPFTIILKTAINNPTISPCQIKIDPGSKVTGFALVQNNQVIWGMELEHRGGLIKKKLESRSAVRRRRRNRNTRYRKPRFLNRKRPEGWLPPSLEHRILTIQTWVKRLIKFCPVNEIWVERVKFDTQKMQNPEISGIQYQQGELAGYEVREYLLEKWGRECTYCGKQSVPLQIEHIHPRSLGGSDRVSNLCLACKKCNQRKGNKPIEDFLKKKPSLLQKIKSKAKQPLKDATAVNATRNKLVKVLQLIKVVVTGTGAQTKYNRTRLELPKQHWIDAACVGDIETLVLRTSQPLLVTCKGPGGRQKAALNKYGYPIRHNPLKPIKGWVTGDIAQHPLLGIGKVTPRSKGSFGFTPLGTKGYKSCKPQDISAIYRKDGYTYSFC
- a CDS encoding MIP/aquaporin family protein, which encodes MRIRKLIPKQTLWSLISHCWREAVTEGMATFILVFVGTGAVMVNHITGGALTHLGVSFVFGAVVAALIYATGHISDAHINPAVTLAFWASGFFPARKVLPYILAQCIGAIAASTLLLLTLGYVADLGATLPLQGNWFQSLVLEVVLTFILMFVILGSGLDRRAPIGFAGLAIGLTVALEAACFGPITGASMNPARSLGPALVAGIWQHQWIYWVAPIVGAQLAVIAYRQLSHGFRDIQ
- the arsC gene encoding arsenate reductase, glutathione/glutaredoxin type, with product MKQIMFVCKRNSCRSQMAEGFARTLGEGKISVTSSGLEASRVHPTAIQVMDEINIDITDQTSNPLDDFKAEDYDAVISLCGCGVNLPEAWVLRDVFEDWQLDDPDGQPLETFRRVRDEIKERVAKLVETLS
- the coaBC gene encoding bifunctional phosphopantothenoylcysteine decarboxylase/phosphopantothenate--cysteine ligase CoaBC, giving the protein MNKGRKVLMGVCGGIAAYKVCEVVSTLFKAVAEVRVILTQGAEKFITPLTLSTLSRHPAYTDNVFWQAKHERPVHIELGEWAEVLVIAPLTANTLGKLAYGLADNLLTNTVLASSCPILLAPAMNTDMWKQQSVQRNWQQLLSDPRYHSVGPTAGRLACDRIGAGRMAEPEEIIASIQSLLYTGGKRDLAGKQVLISTGGTREYIDPVRFIGNPSTGKMGLALAQAARNRGAVVTLVHGPATWEVPMGIRTIPVVSATEMHRAMLANFPNADLIVMAAAVADVTPGIYQEMKIPKHGLPAALPLKPVPDILAELGRLKHPHQYLVGFAAQTGDIIKPALQKLNKKRLDAIVANPVDKPNAGFGSDTNQAILIDNRGRHQQINRCTKLELAHHLFDFIQNPPEGNSNVKYQIITR